A DNA window from Entelurus aequoreus isolate RoL-2023_Sb linkage group LG24, RoL_Eaeq_v1.1, whole genome shotgun sequence contains the following coding sequences:
- the tmem117 gene encoding transmembrane protein 117 isoform X3, with product MDLLFRSHMITDQMGIKNEVFMKLAAMGTWMGDFVTAWMVTDMMLQDKKYPDWGKAARRFWKKGNHRIVLFWTVLFSLTSLVVLFILTNWINWDRLNRGFLPTDELSRAFLASFILVFDLLIVMQDWEFPHFMGDLDLNLPGMSTAHMQLQLPCWKKIFKEEYRIHITGKWFNYGIIFLVLILDLNMWKNQIFYSPFEYGQYVGPGDRIYIVYDADTLNKLNISTLTFAWRSDNVDPATNRSYTEGDLLMYSRYIGHGMNTKFMAFIPTLGAFVLFGSFISLLGRFQKSENFQNQNKDKSYKRIQRKSPSACSKEMGVTPEETDGAVINSLKPLGMPVLLSPDATITAETRETNPSVVIDNAAQEEPDVFSDPNTHTHLNPDL from the exons GTGACAGATATGATGCTTCAGGATAAGAAGTACCCAGATTGGGGGAAAGCTGCCAGAAGGTTCTGGAAAAAAGGCAATCATAGGATTGTCCTCTTCTG GACCGTGCTCTTCTCCCTGACGTCACTTGTGGTTCTGTTCATCCTCACCAACTGGATCAACTGGGACAGACTGAACCGAGGCTTCCTGCCCACCGATGAGCTCTCCAGAGCCTTCCTGGCCTCCTTCATCTTGGTCTTCGACCTCCTCATTGTCATGCAG gactgGGAGTTCCCTCACTTTATGGGTGACCTGGACTTGAATCTGCCGGGAATGTCCACCGCACATATGCAGTTGCAGCTTCCTTGTtggaagaaaatatttaaagaggAGTATCGCATACACATCACCG GCAAGTGGTTCAACTACGGCATCATCTTCCTGGTCCTCATTTTGGACCTCAACATGTGGAAGAACCAGATCTTCTACTCGCCCTTCGAGTATGGTCAGTATGTGGGGCCCGGCGACAGGATCTACATCGTGTACGACGCTGACACGCTCAATAAGCTCAACATCAGCACGCTGACCTTTGCCTGGCGCTCCGACAATGTGGATCCTGCCACCAACCGCAGCTACACGGAGGGAGACTTGTTGATGTACAGCCGCTACATCGGCCACGGCATGAACACCAAGTTCATGGCCTTCATCCCAACCCTGGGGGCGTTCGTCCTCTTCGGGTCGTTTATCTCGTTGTTGGGGCGCTTCCAGAAAAGCGAGAACTTCCAAAACCAAAACAAGGACAAAAGCTATAAGAGGATCCAGAGGAAGTCCCCATCGGCGTGCAGCAAGGAGATGGGCGTCACCCCTGAGGAGACGGACGGCGCGGTGATTAATAGCCTCAAACCACTGGGGATGCCCGTGCTGCTCTCGCCGGATGCAACGATTACGGCGGAAACCCGAGAGACGAACCCGAGCGTCGTGATTGACAATGCGGCACAGGAGGAACCGGACGTCTTTTCtgaccccaacacacacacacacctgaatcCTGATCTTTGA